A region from the Flexibacter flexilis DSM 6793 genome encodes:
- a CDS encoding DUF4292 domain-containing protein, producing the protein MVACKSARQHSTPTTAPVQAVNAPSSNPDAARTSVLNVQKLPFHYLSTKLKIRYEDEASSFSATASIRAAQDSLLWVSVQKLGIEFLRCRFTPDSALIADHYNHTFYTWGYAALSKELGVTVSYDLLQALVVGNLPQPHTQSDSIANDSTVFQPVNDDVFWKNIIANTRPKHLLLSDTARKSELSVALSSWQTTPQNVNFALQKNIHLQYQTQSLDTDHTYLQLEHTRLEWPSQCPEFPFKAYPNYKQVKSF; encoded by the coding sequence ATGGTAGCTTGTAAGTCGGCGCGGCAGCACAGCACGCCAACAACTGCCCCAGTGCAAGCGGTAAATGCTCCGAGCAGCAACCCAGACGCGGCGCGGACTTCGGTGCTAAACGTGCAAAAATTGCCGTTTCATTATCTTTCTACCAAACTAAAAATTAGGTACGAAGACGAGGCCAGCAGCTTTAGCGCGACGGCCAGCATCAGGGCGGCGCAGGATAGTTTGTTGTGGGTTTCGGTACAAAAATTAGGCATTGAATTTTTGCGTTGCCGCTTTACGCCCGACTCGGCACTAATCGCCGACCATTACAACCACACTTTTTATACTTGGGGCTATGCGGCACTGAGCAAAGAGTTAGGCGTAACGGTTAGCTATGATTTGTTGCAGGCCTTAGTGGTCGGCAACTTGCCCCAGCCGCACACCCAAAGCGACAGCATAGCCAACGACAGCACCGTATTTCAGCCCGTCAATGACGATGTTTTTTGGAAAAATATCATTGCCAACACGCGCCCCAAACACTTACTTTTGTCGGATACAGCGCGTAAAAGCGAACTTTCGGTAGCTCTTTCGAGTTGGCAAACTACGCCTCAAAACGTAAATTTTGCTTTGCAGAAAAATATACACCTACAATACCAAACCCAAAGCCTTGACACCGACCACACGTATTTGCAGTTGGAGCATACGCGGTTAGAGTGGCCAAGCCAATGCCCAGAATTTCCGTTCAAAGCCTATCCGAACTATAAGCAGGTGAAAAGTTTTTGA
- a CDS encoding DUF2271 domain-containing protein, with protein sequence MKLKFLILGLMLTIASLQSTYAQNSKYKCMLQMSNYMGEGAYIVVSLINPQGQYEKTLYVMGDNKRWYNTLKEWHKFYKNKPTDISAITGASVTGGDRSVTTMEIEDAKVNAGYKLRFESAVEDQKYYLDDLEMPLTTEAMAEKTDGKGYIRYVKFSKVQ encoded by the coding sequence ATGAAATTAAAATTCTTGATACTGGGCTTAATGCTTACAATCGCTTCCCTACAAAGCACTTACGCCCAAAATAGCAAATACAAATGTATGTTACAGATGTCCAACTACATGGGCGAAGGCGCGTACATTGTTGTTTCTCTTATCAACCCACAAGGACAATACGAAAAGACTTTGTATGTGATGGGCGACAACAAAAGATGGTACAACACTCTCAAAGAGTGGCACAAGTTTTACAAAAACAAACCAACAGACATTAGTGCCATTACAGGCGCGTCGGTAACGGGGGGCGACCGCAGCGTTACGACAATGGAAATCGAAGACGCGAAAGTAAACGCTGGTTACAAACTTCGTTTTGAGTCGGCGGTAGAAGACCAAAAATATTACCTTGACGATTTGGAAATGCCCCTTACCACAGAGGCAATGGCCGAAAAAACCGACGGAAAAGGTTATATCCGTTACGTGAAATTTAGTAAAGTACAATAG
- a CDS encoding PepSY domain-containing protein, with amino-acid sequence MTLSIWRYAHLTLAAFSFAFLLIVSLTGTLLAVSAAQERMSPLRVHDLQNLTLAQTLPILRKAYPEITEININHNQQVTLQGIDADGNDINAYIDPSTGQILGKAQKPAEWVQWVTALHRSLFLHETGRLIVGITSFCLLLITLSGLVLFVQRQQGLKRFFAKIPKDGWAQYYHVTAGRLLLVPILLIALTGSYLSAERFEIFGKEKIKHNITPPSDAPEKPLNMADFEGFKAINWAQVQSIEFPFAPDPEEYFTIKLQDREVVIDQFTGKILSQVFYNKTTMLANLSLDLHTGRTNLGWAVVLGLVSLNMLFFVYSGFAMTYRRLRTRVRNPYTAAEAEYILLVGSENGSTRRFANAIHTQLLQAGLHVHLTDLNNYQTFPKAKHLLIFAATHGLGDAPSNARKFATLLPQITQNQTINFAIVGFGSKAYPDFCGYAKEIQTLLAGQTWANALLPLHTVNDKSAQDFTTWVKALNAATNLTLSQNQDTYFQKPKHLRTLRVISKTTVTEQDQTFILTLRPPFWSRFESGDLLAIYPQQQERLYSVAKIGRDIQLIIKLHESGLGSGFLNNLKIGDTFRARLVRNVAFHWPEAAPAVLMIANGTGIAPFWGMIAQNKKHTEAYLYAGFRHATPLVQQYQQMATAQQNISQVKTHQFAFSREKDPKYVMDLLQKDTDLVADLLTRGGVIMICGSWAMQRDVETMLNQMLKSRNAHDVAYYKNNNQILTDCY; translated from the coding sequence ATGACCTTATCCATTTGGCGATATGCGCATTTGACACTGGCGGCATTTTCTTTTGCTTTTTTGCTCATCGTTTCGCTAACAGGTACACTGTTGGCCGTAAGTGCAGCACAAGAGAGAATGTCGCCTTTGCGTGTGCATGATTTGCAAAACCTGACCCTTGCCCAAACGCTGCCCATTTTGCGCAAGGCATACCCCGAAATTACGGAAATTAATATCAATCACAATCAGCAAGTTACGCTTCAGGGCATAGATGCCGACGGCAACGACATTAACGCCTACATTGACCCAAGCACAGGCCAAATTTTAGGCAAAGCCCAGAAACCCGCCGAATGGGTGCAATGGGTTACCGCACTGCACAGGTCTTTGTTTCTGCACGAAACGGGTCGTTTGATAGTGGGCATCACTTCGTTTTGTTTGCTGCTCATTACGTTGTCGGGCTTGGTGTTGTTCGTGCAACGTCAGCAGGGGTTAAAGCGATTTTTTGCCAAAATTCCCAAAGACGGTTGGGCGCAATATTATCATGTTACAGCAGGTCGTTTGTTGCTTGTCCCTATTTTGCTGATTGCCCTTACGGGTTCGTATTTGTCAGCCGAACGTTTCGAAATTTTCGGCAAAGAAAAAATAAAACACAACATTACGCCGCCCTCAGATGCTCCCGAAAAGCCTTTAAACATGGCCGATTTTGAAGGTTTTAAGGCAATCAACTGGGCGCAAGTCCAATCCATCGAATTTCCTTTTGCCCCAGACCCAGAGGAATATTTTACCATCAAACTCCAAGACCGCGAAGTAGTAATAGACCAGTTTACGGGCAAAATCCTAAGCCAAGTTTTCTATAACAAAACCACCATGTTAGCAAATTTAAGCCTTGACTTGCACACAGGCCGCACTAATTTGGGATGGGCTGTCGTGTTGGGTTTGGTTTCGCTCAACATGTTGTTTTTTGTGTACTCAGGTTTTGCTATGACGTACCGCCGTTTGCGTACACGCGTCCGCAATCCTTACACCGCCGCCGAAGCAGAATATATTTTGTTAGTAGGTTCAGAAAATGGCAGTACACGCCGATTTGCAAACGCTATCCATACGCAACTTTTACAGGCAGGTTTGCACGTACATCTTACCGACCTAAACAATTACCAGACCTTCCCAAAGGCAAAGCATTTACTTATTTTCGCAGCAACACACGGGTTGGGCGATGCCCCTTCCAATGCCCGAAAATTTGCTACATTACTACCACAAATAACACAAAACCAAACGATTAACTTTGCTATCGTGGGTTTTGGCTCAAAAGCCTATCCAGATTTTTGTGGTTACGCCAAAGAAATTCAAACACTATTGGCAGGGCAAACGTGGGCAAATGCTTTATTGCCATTACACACCGTCAATGACAAATCCGCACAGGATTTTACAACGTGGGTAAAAGCATTAAATGCAGCAACTAACCTAACACTTTCTCAGAATCAAGACACCTATTTTCAGAAACCCAAGCATTTGCGTACGCTGCGCGTCATTTCCAAAACCACAGTTACCGAACAAGACCAAACATTTATCCTAACTTTACGCCCTCCGTTTTGGAGTCGGTTCGAGTCAGGCGATTTGCTGGCCATTTATCCCCAGCAACAAGAACGGCTCTATTCGGTGGCCAAAATTGGCCGTGATATTCAGTTGATTATTAAACTGCATGAGTCGGGACTGGGTTCAGGTTTTTTGAATAATTTAAAAATCGGCGACACATTTCGCGCGCGTTTGGTGCGTAACGTCGCGTTTCATTGGCCTGAGGCTGCCCCCGCCGTCCTCATGATTGCCAACGGAACGGGCATTGCGCCATTTTGGGGAATGATTGCCCAAAACAAAAAGCACACCGAAGCATATTTATACGCAGGATTCCGACACGCTACGCCATTAGTGCAACAGTACCAGCAAATGGCCACAGCGCAACAAAATATCTCACAAGTAAAAACGCATCAATTTGCTTTTTCGCGCGAAAAAGACCCAAAATATGTAATGGATTTGTTGCAGAAAGACACTGATTTGGTAGCTGACTTGTTGACACGCGGTGGCGTAATCATGATTTGCGGTTCGTGGGCAATGCAACGCGATGTAGAAACAATGCTTAACCAAATGCTCAAATCTCGCAACGCGCACGACGTAGCATATTACAAAAACAACAACCAAATTTTGACAGATTGTTATTAG
- a CDS encoding ankyrin repeat domain-containing protein — MKKILVLALALSFSSLKAQQKNALLDQAFWKNSPNVEAVKAEIAKGNNPSAFNPFTFDPVCLAINNGAPIETIKFLIDQQGNSISKITHDARIYLHWAAYKGNVELVQYLISKGSDINLEDSHEATPLVFAAGVGQTNPALYEAFFNAGLDAKKKYKNDATLLHLSIATDKDLTLANYLVTKGLSLKDVDKNGYTVFDYAARNGNIKLLKTLKEKGVKHSDNALLVAAEGSRRSANSLESYQYLVDEVKIKPTVTTKDGENVLHLVARKPNQTEIIKYFLQKGVEANQADKEGNNALMVAASGEEVSSLETLLPKIKNINAANNKGETALAIALRYGSSDVVAFLLKNGADTKATDKSGNNLAYYWLQSYRPQGARGEGGRPLPDFFEAKMKLLQEKGFNLTAAQKDGNTLYHLAVAKNDLALLQKIAALGIDLNAKNKEGMTALHKAALLAKDDTILKYLVSIGAKKDIKTDFDETAYRLAKENEFLTKNNISVDFLK; from the coding sequence ATGAAAAAAATACTCGTGTTGGCTTTAGCCTTGTCGTTTAGCTCGCTAAAAGCCCAACAAAAAAACGCGCTTTTAGACCAAGCCTTTTGGAAAAATAGCCCTAATGTAGAAGCCGTAAAAGCCGAAATTGCAAAAGGTAACAACCCTTCCGCTTTTAATCCTTTCACTTTCGATCCTGTTTGCTTGGCCATCAACAACGGCGCGCCAATCGAAACGATCAAGTTCTTGATAGACCAACAAGGCAACAGCATTAGCAAAATTACGCACGACGCACGTATTTATTTGCACTGGGCTGCCTATAAAGGCAACGTAGAATTGGTACAATACCTTATTAGCAAAGGTTCGGACATCAATCTGGAAGATAGCCACGAGGCTACACCATTAGTATTTGCCGCTGGTGTCGGACAAACAAACCCCGCACTTTACGAAGCCTTCTTTAATGCAGGACTTGATGCCAAGAAAAAATATAAGAACGACGCAACACTTTTGCATTTGTCCATTGCCACCGACAAAGATTTAACGCTGGCCAATTATTTAGTAACAAAAGGGTTGTCGCTAAAGGATGTGGACAAAAACGGCTATACCGTATTTGATTATGCCGCCCGTAACGGAAACATCAAGTTGCTAAAAACACTAAAAGAAAAAGGCGTAAAACATTCGGATAACGCATTGTTGGTAGCTGCCGAAGGTTCGCGCCGTAGTGCCAACTCACTCGAAAGTTATCAGTATTTAGTGGACGAAGTAAAAATCAAACCAACCGTAACGACCAAAGACGGCGAAAATGTCTTGCACTTGGTAGCCCGCAAACCCAATCAAACCGAAATCATCAAATACTTTTTGCAAAAAGGAGTAGAGGCCAACCAAGCAGACAAAGAAGGTAATAACGCCTTGATGGTCGCAGCTTCTGGCGAAGAAGTGAGTTCTTTGGAAACCCTTTTGCCTAAAATCAAAAACATCAACGCCGCCAACAACAAAGGCGAAACAGCTTTGGCCATTGCTTTGCGTTATGGCTCTTCGGATGTCGTGGCGTTCTTGCTTAAAAACGGTGCAGATACAAAAGCCACCGACAAGAGCGGAAATAATTTGGCATACTATTGGCTACAGTCCTACAGACCGCAAGGCGCACGCGGCGAAGGCGGAAGACCATTACCCGATTTCTTTGAGGCAAAAATGAAATTGCTACAAGAAAAAGGCTTTAACCTAACAGCAGCCCAAAAAGATGGAAATACGCTGTATCATTTGGCCGTAGCCAAAAACGATTTGGCTTTGTTGCAGAAAATAGCAGCTTTAGGCATCGACCTCAACGCAAAAAATAAAGAGGGCATGACAGCACTGCACAAAGCTGCGTTATTAGCAAAAGACGATACCATTTTGAAATATTTGGTTTCCATAGGCGCAAAGAAAGACATCAAAACGGACTTTGATGAAACTGCATACCGCTTAGCCAAAGAAAATGAGTTCCTAACCAAAAACAACATATCTGTTGATTTCTTAAAATAA